The Bdellovibrio sp. NC01 genome includes the window GATATTGCCCAGTTGATCGTAAGCGACGTCATAAGTTGTAAGTTGATCACTCGGATCTGTGAATAGATCTGGATATATCCACGTCTTACCCTTGTCAGAACTCATGCCGGTGAACCAAGGATGGTTTGTCGTCGTTTTACTATAGTCGTTTGCAAAACCGATGGTAAAATAATTTCCAGAAGGCAGAACTAAAAATTTACTGATCTCGTTATAAAATTTTTCTGTGTATATGATATAGTCTTTTGCGACCCAAGTTGCACCACCATCATTCGATGTAAAGTGAGTCGCGTTGTCCTTGGCTGAGTTAATTGAATGAATGTCACCGGCATTATCTTTGAAAAGAAGGCAGCCATCTGCAAATTTTCCTGAGGTAACGGTGGCGACCGACCAAGTGGTGCCTCCATCTGTGCTGCGCGCAACTTTCACATCGCTGGGTCCGAATCCGGGAGGGTGGTAAGTTCCCATCGCCACAATAGTGCCATTGCTAAGGATTTCTAGTTCACCGGCATCGGTGCGAGAACCATAGTCAAAAACATTGCTCCAACTGACGCCGCCATTTGTTGTTTTTTTGATATTCCAGGTATTGCCAAATCTGGAATTTAAGAAAGCCGTATTGCTATCGACAATCGTGAGCTCTCCAAAAGTTTGATAATTGGTCGCGTTGGCGCTTCCAAAATTCACATTCATATCAACGAAATTCCACGCACCAGAGAATGTCCCTTTTAACAGAATGGCATTTGCAGGAGCAGGGGTTGTTCCAATCATCCAAATAGTATTGTCCGGAGCCACCTTCGCGTGCATGATGCCGACATTATACCCGCCGGGAATTTCTTGAGCATAAATATTGGACCATGTTTGGCCTTGATCGCGGCTTTCTCTTAAGATGCCACGAGGATTTCCACCACTTCCCAAACGATCAAATCCACCGGCATATAAATATCCCGTCGTAGGGGACACTGAAAGAGTTTGGCAAACACTATCATCAGCATCTGAATCTAAAGCGACTGTTGTCCAAGTAGTGCCGCCATCAGTGGATCTTCTTACCACCCAATAAGCCGTTCCTGCACCGTCGCTGTCCCATTGATAGCCGCAGTAGTAGGCGTTATTTCCCTGACTTGTCATAGCCAAAATATGCGCTTCACCATTATCGTAAGGCTGATAGTTATCAACGATCGACCATGTGGACCCGTTGTTGGTGCTGCGATAAATAGCGGTCCATTCCCAGCCGCCTGCTGAGTCAATATACGTGCTACCAAATAACATCGTGCCGTTGGCTAACTTAGTTCCAGCCTCGGGATAGTTTTGATCGCCATAAGTTTGAGGAGTTTCCATAATGAAAGACTCATCAAGGCCGTCAATTTTAATAGGAATATTCTGGGTGCCACCGTCTTCATTAGTTGCAAGAAGCTGCACCGTTCGCGAGTTCAGATTTTTCGGAATAATTAAAGAGTTGGTGTTTGAGTCATAGTATCCATCGGGACTTGAGAAAGTGATGCCTGCAACTTCGGAAGGATTGAACATTGAGGTTAGTGATAGTGATTCACCAGAATAAATATTAGTTTGGGATGGCACGAGGCTTGGTACCGTCTTGTCGACTTTGGAATTAAGCTCTTCAAGAATATTTGCATCAATCTGACAGGCGGTCAGAAGAGCGGCTGCGATACAGGAAAGTGCGAAGCGCCAAAATTGGTTCATACCTCATTATCGGAGTGAACCGCAGTGGTTTGAAACGATCATCCACAAAATTCTTCCAAAGTGTGGCTCGTACGACAGCCATGTCGCGAAGTTAAAATAGATCGTTTCGAAATGAACCGATCTATTTTACTTCTTCCGTGCCTAAAGAATACGGACTGCTAGCGATATGAAAATTGAGTTTCAAAAACGGAACGTCAGAATAGGAATTAAAGCTCAACGGCAGGAAGAAATTATTCAAGCCAAGGTCTTTGAGCTTTTTATAATTTTCTGGGATCCCAGCTTCATTTTTCGCATCCAACGATGCAATCATTTTTGCATCTTGAAACTTGCGCAGAGTTTTCGCCAGTTTTGTTTTTGGCGAACTCAAATTGAACTCTTTGATGACATATTTAAATGCATCCGTGTTCACTGAAGAGCGTCTGCCGATGAATCCATAGCTCCAGAATTGTCTAAGTTCTGAACCTGTTTTCATCGCAAGCTCAATGAGCTTTTCATCTTTCTTTGCATCGATACCGCGAGCATCAAAGAAGATTCCATCGATGTCATTGTAAAGAGCAAGATCATGAATCAACTGTTTTGTATTCGCAGCGTTTTTCAAATAGTGAAGTGGAATTGTTGCGTAAACTCTGTCAATGCGTGCGCGATTTTGTAGAACGTGTGCAACGCGGCCAAAGAAATTCGCTTTCACAGGCAATTGCGTTGTTGGGAAGTAAGCCTCACCATGAGCGCTGATAGCTTGGATCAAAGCCAGATTCGGTCTGACATCTGCGGCCTTATCATTCAACTTACCCAGGTGGGCGTTTGACTCTTCTTCTGAGCCAGCCCAAACAGAATCCAGATCAATCGATACCGCTCGAACGGGCGCACCTGAAACGAATGATTTTTTCAAACCTTCTGTGAAGTCAGAAAACGAAAAATGAGTGAGAACCATCGTGCGATTCACCAACGTCATATTGCTGGCGTTGTTAAGTCCATGTTCGACTGAAAACTGCATTGGCATTCCCAATTCAGTAGCAGCTTGTCGAGAAAGGCCGTTGTAAGTGCCGTAAGGCCAAACGATCAGCGGGTAGTTCTTGCCAATATGTTTAGTGATAAGTCTTTCGTTTTCCGCCAAGTCTGTTTTGACTCTGGCGAAAAATTCCTTTTCAGTCTCGTAGGATTTCGTCTCGTGGTTGTACTTTAAAAATCCTGCAGAAGCTTGTTCATTGCCTTGCGGATTAAAGACATGACCGTGGTGCATGTCGTAAGTATGAGACACAACGGCAACCAAGCCTGAGTCTGACATCTCTTTCAACTGCGCCCAGCTCGTCATCGGAGGGTTGACGTCAGCATACCCATAATCCGGAGATTTGCCGTCTTCAATCCACTTACCAACAACCGCGAAAACCGCTGGGAACTTATAGCGTTTCAAAAGAGGATAAGCTAACTCGTAAAAAGAGGCCAAGCCGTCGTCAAAAGTGATAAGGACTGCTTTAGGGGGAAGGGTTTTCTTCCCCTTAGAAGCCAAAATAACGTCGTCGATGCTAACGATGTTGTAGTTTTTTTGGAGGTATTCGAATTGTTCTTCCAACTGAGTTAGCGTCACACCGTAGGCGTCGCCAGGGTGAGTTTTGCTGATGTCATGATAGCATAAAACATCGAAATCATTAGGGCTTCCCAGGCTCTTAAGGGGAGTCGAAGCGATAAGCAACGCTACTGCAAAACTAAACGCCTGAGTGAAACCTTTAAACAAATTCATATATCCTACGATTCATGCATTGAATTGAAACTGACTCTTCATAGTAGACTGTCCAATTCAGGTCAAGAAAGACCCCTTATTATTCGGAATTTCTGAGAGCTTTTATAGGGTTTTTAATAACCTCAAAATTCAATTCTTACTTTAGTGAATATGGACTATAACAGAGTCAGATTAATCCTTAAGGTTTTTTTAAATGAGTAAACTACGTTTTATCCCAGAAGTAGAAGGCTTGAGAGGCATTGCTGTCCTTTCGGTCCTGTTATTCCACTTAAATAAAAGCTTCTTACCCGGTGGCTATCTTGGCGTAGACATCTTCTTTGTGATCTCAGGATTTCTGATTACTAGCATTTCTCTTTCCGAGTTCGCGGCGACGGGATCTATCTCAATTTCCGAGTTTTATCGTAAAAGAATCAAACGTATCCTGCCATTGTTCTGCTTGGTCGTTTTGGTGACTTTGACGGCGGGTTACTTGCTGTTTTTGCCAGACTATCTTTTGCTTTTGGGTCGCAGTATCGCAGCGTCGCTCACGTTTACTTCGAATTTCTTTTTTAGCCAAAGCCTGGACTATTTCGCCAATAACTCGAACGAATATCCACTGCTGCACACGTGGTCGCTTTCGATTGAAGAACAGTTTTATTTTATCTGGCCCTTGGTGCTTATCTTTACTCTGCGCAAATTTGATCTGAAGAATATTTTGAAAGGTCTTATTGTTGGCATTCTTGCAAGTCTGATCTTTGCCGATGTTTTGCGTCTGCTGGATGCCTCTTCGTCGGGTATCTACTTCAATTCCATTCCGCGTTTTGGGGAAATCGCCATCGGTGCGGGGCTAGCGATTCTGTTTAAACTGACGGATGCAGATTGGAACAGACAATATCACCGCCGTGCGAGCATTGCCGGCCTTGTGTTGCTTGCAGTGTCGTTTGTGGTTATCAACGATAACTTCTGGTTCCCAGGTTTGTTGTGCTTGATTCCTTGTGGTGGTGCAGCCTTGGTTATCTGGGGAAGCCGCTCTCAAGAAGGGCATGCGGGTTCACGCTTTTTAAATAATAAGTACTTAAGAAAAGTGGGCGACTTTTCGTACTCGTTGTATCTGTGGCATTGGCCGGTATTGGCTTTCACAAGATACTTGACGGGTGCTTATGATATTCCAGTGCATTTGTTAGCTATCGATCTTGTTTTGATGTTTGGTTTGTCCTACATCACAAGATACTTTTTCGAAAACAAGTTTATTGCGCTTAAGTGGAACTTCGCAAAGTCCTTCGCAATTCTTTTGTTGTTGCCGTTTGGTGCCTTTTGGCTGGCGACTTCGTCGATTGAAAAGTACGAAGGCATGCCGCAAAGAATTTCTAACGTTCAGCAATTTGAAACTGAAACTTCGTTCATTGACGATAAATACTGCCACAACCTAGAAAATGACGACTGCGAGTTTGGTAATTTGAAGTCGAAAAGACGCGTTTATCTGATCGGCGATTCCAACGCGGGACATTTCACGCCATTCATCGTTTCGGCGCTAGGCAAGTCCTATCATATCGAAGCGAAAACAGTTGATACATGTCCACCACTTTTGAGTCTGACAAGCACGACAAAAACCGATATCAAAAATGTTTCCAATGCGCATTGTTTGGCTCTTTTGGATCAATTCAAAGAAGATCTTGAAGACCAAGATATCATTGTGCTTGCGGCAAATTGGGGAAATTATTTTTCTAGCTTCAAAGATTTTGAACAGGACTTCAGAAAAACTTTGCAGCTGTTAGCAGGTCACAAAGTCCTGGTGATCGGCCGTATTCCGGGAGTGGAAAGTGCGCAGTACAATCAATATTTGCGCGAAACATACAGTCCTCTATATCAAAAATTTGAATTGAAGAGTCACGTTAGTCATGTGGATTTGCACAATGTCTTGAAACCGCAAACGGGTAGCAATGCCAAAGTGAAAACGATTGTTTCCGAATTT containing:
- a CDS encoding sialidase family protein; its protein translation is MNQFWRFALSCIAAALLTACQIDANILEELNSKVDKTVPSLVPSQTNIYSGESLSLTSMFNPSEVAGITFSSPDGYYDSNTNSLIIPKNLNSRTVQLLATNEDGGTQNIPIKIDGLDESFIMETPQTYGDQNYPEAGTKLANGTMLFGSTYIDSAGGWEWTAIYRSTNNGSTWSIVDNYQPYDNGEAHILAMTSQGNNAYYCGYQWDSDGAGTAYWVVRRSTDGGTTWTTVALDSDADDSVCQTLSVSPTTGYLYAGGFDRLGSGGNPRGILRESRDQGQTWSNIYAQEIPGGYNVGIMHAKVAPDNTIWMIGTTPAPANAILLKGTFSGAWNFVDMNVNFGSANATNYQTFGELTIVDSNTAFLNSRFGNTWNIKKTTNGGVSWSNVFDYGSRTDAGELEILSNGTIVAMGTYHPPGFGPSDVKVARSTDGGTTWSVATVTSGKFADGCLLFKDNAGDIHSINSAKDNATHFTSNDGGATWVAKDYIIYTEKFYNEISKFLVLPSGNYFTIGFANDYSKTTTNHPWFTGMSSDKGKTWIYPDLFTDPSDQLTTYDVAYDQLGNIFVFGIGETSFTSIIRKSSDNGQTWSTKENYVHPTYPAEPVSWMSKGRLVVDKNNIPYHGAAFYNVGTNTYGVEIRKGDVGGENWSTVKTFPLNGAYKGFSLVDFTVSSNNTLWLSSKESNTSSQPERALYKSTDGGVTWTEVLRESNTTDNPYVKIGFDSSGAVYLQQLAQILKSTDGGTSWSALPSTGNIQDILITTDDKVFVLTTDNQLKKLQPDSSWLLINDITDKAVPQGRGFIYYSQTVGLVQLSPTTVGLQVRFAEAKKGTVELMKTISINH
- the pgaB gene encoding poly-beta-1,6-N-acetyl-D-glucosamine N-deacetylase PgaB, translating into MNLFKGFTQAFSFAVALLIASTPLKSLGSPNDFDVLCYHDISKTHPGDAYGVTLTQLEEQFEYLQKNYNIVSIDDVILASKGKKTLPPKAVLITFDDGLASFYELAYPLLKRYKFPAVFAVVGKWIEDGKSPDYGYADVNPPMTSWAQLKEMSDSGLVAVVSHTYDMHHGHVFNPQGNEQASAGFLKYNHETKSYETEKEFFARVKTDLAENERLITKHIGKNYPLIVWPYGTYNGLSRQAATELGMPMQFSVEHGLNNASNMTLVNRTMVLTHFSFSDFTEGLKKSFVSGAPVRAVSIDLDSVWAGSEEESNAHLGKLNDKAADVRPNLALIQAISAHGEAYFPTTQLPVKANFFGRVAHVLQNRARIDRVYATIPLHYLKNAANTKQLIHDLALYNDIDGIFFDARGIDAKKDEKLIELAMKTGSELRQFWSYGFIGRRSSVNTDAFKYVIKEFNLSSPKTKLAKTLRKFQDAKMIASLDAKNEAGIPENYKKLKDLGLNNFFLPLSFNSYSDVPFLKLNFHIASSPYSLGTEEVK
- a CDS encoding acyltransferase family protein, which translates into the protein MSKLRFIPEVEGLRGIAVLSVLLFHLNKSFLPGGYLGVDIFFVISGFLITSISLSEFAATGSISISEFYRKRIKRILPLFCLVVLVTLTAGYLLFLPDYLLLLGRSIAASLTFTSNFFFSQSLDYFANNSNEYPLLHTWSLSIEEQFYFIWPLVLIFTLRKFDLKNILKGLIVGILASLIFADVLRLLDASSSGIYFNSIPRFGEIAIGAGLAILFKLTDADWNRQYHRRASIAGLVLLAVSFVVINDNFWFPGLLCLIPCGGAALVIWGSRSQEGHAGSRFLNNKYLRKVGDFSYSLYLWHWPVLAFTRYLTGAYDIPVHLLAIDLVLMFGLSYITRYFFENKFIALKWNFAKSFAILLLLPFGAFWLATSSIEKYEGMPQRISNVQQFETETSFIDDKYCHNLENDDCEFGNLKSKRRVYLIGDSNAGHFTPFIVSALGKSYHIEAKTVDTCPPLLSLTSTTKTDIKNVSNAHCLALLDQFKEDLEDQDIIVLAANWGNYFSSFKDFEQDFRKTLQLLAGHKVLVIGRIPGVESAQYNQYLRETYSPLYQKFELKSHVSHVDLHNVLKPQTGSNAKVKTIVSEFSYVKFLDPLEINSDFWKTAPFSSEHILVYKDGGHLNQYGSDLWGKLSSAKVQHIFKELSKIKSNNESIN